From Emcibacter nanhaiensis, one genomic window encodes:
- the argS gene encoding arginine--tRNA ligase — MNIYKDLQNKIKVIVEDLSASGDLPEGLDLSHMTLESPRDPSHGDMATNVAMILTKQAKMNPRQIAELVATKLETLEEVASVSVAGPGFINLNLQPEFIRDQVGVILAAGHDYGNSDIGGQEKINVEYVSANPTGPMHVGHCRGAIFGDALARLLDFAGFDVTKEYYINDAGSQIDVLARSLYLRYKEALGHDIGEIPQGLYPGEYLIEPGKALAAEYGDEFVDQSEEEWLPVVRKFATDKMMEMIKEDLSVLGIHHDVFFSEKTLHENGGIEEAVEELRKKGLIYEGVLEPPKGKLPDDWEERPQLLFKATQFGDDIDRPLQKSDGTWTYFAADVAYHYNKVNRGFNNMIDVWGADHGGYVKRVQAAIKAITDGKGELDVRLCQLVNLLKDGQPYKMSKRAGTFVTLRDVVDEVGKDVVRFIMLTRKNDAALDFDFTKVTEQSKDNPVFYVQYAHARVHSVLRKACEMFEGLDISPEALAKADLSLLGDDAEQSLVKNMTGWPRLVESAALAHEPHRISFYLYDLASEFHALWNKGNDNPGLKFILEDNRELTLARLGMISALANIVATGLNILGVEPLTEM, encoded by the coding sequence ATGAATATATACAAAGACCTACAGAATAAAATTAAAGTAATAGTTGAGGATTTGTCGGCGTCCGGGGACCTGCCGGAGGGCCTGGACCTGTCACATATGACGCTGGAAAGCCCGCGCGATCCCTCCCATGGCGACATGGCCACCAATGTGGCGATGATTCTGACCAAGCAGGCGAAAATGAATCCGCGCCAGATCGCCGAGCTGGTGGCGACGAAGCTGGAAACGCTGGAGGAGGTCGCCTCTGTGTCTGTGGCCGGCCCGGGATTTATCAACCTCAACCTGCAACCGGAATTTATTCGTGACCAGGTTGGCGTCATTCTTGCCGCCGGCCACGACTATGGCAATTCCGATATCGGCGGGCAGGAAAAGATCAACGTGGAATATGTGTCCGCCAACCCGACCGGCCCCATGCATGTCGGCCATTGCCGCGGCGCCATTTTCGGGGATGCGTTGGCACGACTGCTGGATTTTGCCGGCTTTGATGTCACCAAGGAATATTATATCAATGATGCGGGCAGCCAGATCGACGTGCTCGCCCGCTCGCTCTATCTGCGCTACAAGGAAGCGCTGGGCCATGATATCGGCGAGATCCCGCAGGGCCTCTATCCCGGCGAATATCTGATCGAGCCGGGCAAGGCGCTGGCGGCCGAATATGGCGATGAGTTTGTTGATCAGTCCGAGGAAGAGTGGTTGCCGGTGGTGCGCAAGTTCGCCACCGACAAGATGATGGAAATGATCAAGGAGGACCTGTCCGTCCTCGGCATTCATCATGACGTCTTTTTCTCGGAAAAAACGCTGCATGAAAACGGCGGTATTGAGGAAGCAGTCGAGGAACTGCGCAAAAAGGGCCTGATCTATGAAGGCGTGCTGGAACCGCCGAAGGGCAAACTGCCCGACGACTGGGAAGAACGCCCGCAGCTGTTATTCAAAGCGACACAGTTTGGCGATGATATCGACCGGCCGCTGCAGAAGTCGGACGGCACCTGGACCTATTTTGCCGCCGATGTGGCCTATCACTACAACAAGGTGAATCGTGGCTTCAACAATATGATCGATGTCTGGGGCGCGGACCACGGCGGATATGTGAAGCGTGTGCAGGCGGCCATCAAGGCCATCACCGACGGCAAGGGTGAGCTGGATGTGCGCCTGTGCCAGCTGGTAAACCTGCTGAAGGACGGCCAGCCTTATAAAATGTCCAAACGCGCCGGTACCTTTGTCACCCTGCGCGATGTGGTTGACGAAGTGGGCAAGGATGTGGTCCGCTTTATCATGCTGACCCGCAAGAATGATGCGGCGCTTGATTTCGATTTCACCAAGGTGACCGAGCAGTCCAAGGACAACCCGGTGTTCTATGTGCAGTATGCCCATGCCCGGGTGCATTCCGTGCTCCGGAAAGCCTGTGAGATGTTTGAGGGACTGGATATTTCGCCGGAAGCGTTGGCCAAAGCGGACCTGTCCCTGCTTGGCGATGACGCGGAACAGTCGCTGGTGAAGAATATGACCGGCTGGCCACGGCTGGTGGAGAGTGCGGCGCTGGCGCACGAACCACACCGGATTTCCTTCTATCTTTACGACCTGGCGTCCGAGTTCCATGCCCTGTGGAATAAGGGCAACGACAATCCGGGACTGAAATTTATATTGGAAGATAACAGGGAACTGACCCTGGCCCGCCTGGGGATGATTTCAGCCCTTGCCAATATCGTTGCAACAGGGCTTAATATACTGGGTGTCGAACCATTGACAGAAATGTAA